The proteins below come from a single Gloeocapsa sp. DLM2.Bin57 genomic window:
- a CDS encoding carotenoid biosynthesis protein: MNSNSSKSLLTLERSLLIGHILSMGFGLAGLLIVLPNPQFIASLPAIGQKAFGWSMAGGGVVYMLLGIATVAIYAYRSLGLWHWLTFMLPALFISLGSELLGTSTGFPFGHYRYLNGLGYKIAGLVPFTIPLSWFYLGFSAYLIALLGLSNRNLTNWLKIPLVISLGSLLLTSWDFVLDPAMSQTKVPFWLWEQPGAFFGMPYQNFVGWFGTGVVFMIVATFFWKFKPLSTNIQLETPLIVYLGNFGFAMIMSLAEGIYIPVILGIILGVIPVLWLYRSAKNNQNSNSLNYEILEEQGMQLPVASIK; this comes from the coding sequence ATGAATTCAAACTCAAGTAAATCACTGCTGACTCTAGAAAGGAGTCTGCTAATTGGTCATATCCTGTCGATGGGCTTTGGTTTAGCAGGATTATTAATCGTCCTACCTAATCCCCAATTTATCGCTAGTTTACCAGCAATTGGTCAAAAAGCCTTTGGGTGGTCTATGGCTGGTGGAGGAGTGGTATATATGCTCCTAGGTATAGCAACCGTAGCTATCTACGCTTATCGTAGTCTAGGATTATGGCACTGGTTGACCTTTATGTTGCCCGCTTTATTTATTTCTCTGGGTAGCGAATTACTAGGAACTAGTACTGGTTTTCCTTTTGGACATTATCGCTATCTCAACGGTTTGGGTTACAAAATCGCCGGCTTAGTACCCTTTACTATACCCCTATCCTGGTTTTATTTGGGCTTCAGCGCCTATTTAATCGCACTTCTAGGACTTTCTAACCGCAATTTGACTAATTGGCTCAAAATTCCCCTAGTAATTTCTTTAGGGTCATTATTATTAACTTCCTGGGACTTTGTTTTAGATCCTGCGATGAGCCAAACTAAAGTACCCTTTTGGTTATGGGAGCAACCTGGAGCTTTCTTTGGAATGCCTTACCAGAACTTTGTCGGTTGGTTTGGTACTGGAGTAGTATTTATGATTGTGGCTACTTTTTTCTGGAAATTTAAACCTTTATCTACTAATATACAACTAGAAACACCTCTGATTGTTTATCTAGGTAATTTTGGTTTTGCTATGATTATGAGTCTAGCCGAAGGTATTTATATACCTGTAATACTTGGAATTATACTAGGGGTTATTCCTGTACTTTGGCTTTACCGTAGTGCTAAAAATAATCAAAACTCTAACTCTCTCAATTATGAGATACTAGAAGAGCAAGGTATGCAATTACCTGTAGCTTCAATTAAGTAA
- a CDS encoding LapA family protein, with protein sequence MMKNLANLIAATLIMGWIVSVAVFSIQNIQPVSISFLVWESITMPIGVLLAFCVGFGLILGAILPLAWGLLVTSKKKKPLQY encoded by the coding sequence ATGATGAAAAACCTAGCTAATTTAATCGCAGCTACTCTAATCATGGGTTGGATTGTCAGTGTTGCGGTTTTTTCGATTCAAAATATCCAACCAGTTAGTATCAGTTTTTTAGTTTGGGAATCGATTACAATGCCCATAGGAGTTTTATTAGCCTTTTGCGTGGGTTTTGGTCTGATTTTAGGCGCGATCCTCCCTCTTGCTTGGGGATTACTCGTTACTAGTAAAAAGAAAAAACCCTTACAATATTAA
- a CDS encoding SDR family oxidoreductase: protein MFLVTGATGSLGRRIVKQLRAENLPVRAMVRLLSQYQELETLGAEICLGDLKQDRDIARACQGVEYIISTHGSGGDTEAIEYRANVELIDQAKKNGVKHFVYISVIGVDRGYQDSAVFKAKREVEKYLVNSGVRYTILRPSGFASSLIPLAERFKETGIYLVIGDTQNRSSIISTDDLAKIAIASVTKEGAFNQIIPVGGPEILKREDIAGIFAKLYQKDPIILNPPLLLLDGVRNFFGLVNPDIARGLGTLRTLLANEFFCTPDEVARVEQIYDFQLETLENFLKRYVPAV from the coding sequence ATGTTTTTAGTTACAGGTGCTACAGGTTCACTAGGACGCAGAATCGTTAAACAATTAAGAGCAGAAAATCTCCCTGTTAGAGCTATGGTGAGATTATTATCTCAATATCAGGAGTTAGAGACTCTCGGTGCGGAAATTTGTCTAGGAGATTTAAAACAAGATCGCGATATCGCTAGAGCTTGTCAAGGTGTAGAATATATTATCTCTACTCATGGCTCAGGAGGAGATACAGAGGCGATCGAATATCGCGCTAATGTCGAATTAATCGACCAAGCTAAAAAAAATGGTGTCAAACACTTTGTGTACATTTCCGTCATTGGTGTAGATAGAGGTTATCAAGATAGTGCAGTTTTTAAAGCTAAACGAGAGGTAGAGAAATATTTAGTTAACAGTGGGGTTAGATATACTATTCTGAGACCTTCTGGTTTTGCTAGTAGTTTGATTCCCCTGGCAGAAAGATTCAAAGAAACCGGTATCTATCTAGTGATTGGAGACACCCAAAATCGTTCCTCGATCATTAGTACCGATGATTTAGCCAAGATAGCGATCGCCTCTGTGACTAAAGAAGGAGCATTTAATCAAATTATCCCCGTAGGAGGACCAGAAATCCTCAAAAGGGAAGATATCGCCGGAATTTTCGCTAAGTTATACCAGAAAGACCCTATTATCCTCAACCCTCCCCTATTATTACTAGACGGTGTGCGCAACTTCTTTGGCTTAGTCAATCCTGATATCGCGAGAGGATTGGGAACATTAAGAACTTTATTAGCCAACGAATTCTTCTGTACTCCCGATGAAGTGGCTAGAGTGGAGCAGATTTACGATTTTCAACTAGAAACCTTGGAAAATTTCTTAAAACGTTACGTTCCCGCGGTTTAA